From a single Micromonospora pallida genomic region:
- a CDS encoding recombinase family protein, with protein MPCSTSGQCPTHWPLLFAQQNDRHTANSRRTSTNGSPPIRYGTGYGLFAIAEGLTANHVPCPSAHDRARNPHRSGIAWSKSAIRVILTNPRYTGRQVWNKQRTDEVLLDVDDVALGHTGVMRWNKRDKWITSKEIVHPPLIDDTTFEQAQTLLGQRARRESGNQRLRRARNPYMFRGLV; from the coding sequence GTGCCCTGCTCAACGAGTGGCCAGTGCCCAACGCACTGGCCACTTCTCTTTGCCCAGCAGAACGACCGGCACACGGCCAACTCTCGGAGGACATCCACCAATGGCAGCCCACCAATCCGCTACGGCACTGGCTACGGACTCTTCGCCATCGCCGAAGGACTGACCGCCAACCACGTCCCGTGCCCCTCAGCACACGACCGCGCCCGCAACCCACACCGCAGCGGCATCGCCTGGTCCAAGAGCGCCATCCGCGTAATCCTCACCAACCCCCGCTACACCGGACGGCAAGTCTGGAACAAACAACGCACCGACGAGGTACTCCTCGACGTCGACGACGTCGCCCTCGGCCACACCGGCGTCATGCGCTGGAACAAACGCGACAAGTGGATCACCTCCAAAGAGATCGTCCACCCACCCCTCATCGACGACACCACCTTCGAACAGGCACAGACCCTCCTCGGCCAACGCGCGCGACGAGAATCCGGCAACCAACGGCTCCGACGCGCCCGCAACCCGTACATGTTCCGCGGACTCGTCTAA